Proteins encoded in a region of the Stieleria neptunia genome:
- a CDS encoding DNA-methyltransferase produces the protein MEPYYSEAGISIYHGDCRDVIPSLSRCQVKLVLTDPPFSERTHAGARTNRLNERSRPFIGFASMTEGEIAEVFSLCATNLQGWLISFVDWRHMSYLETCPPIGLRFVRFGIWDKPNGTPQISGDRPAMGWEAIAILHTENGRMRWNGGGRRAVWSCYREHRAVHRTQKPLSLVKQLAAMFSKPGDLILDPFMGSGTSLRAAKEVGCHAIGIEISERNCEIAANRLRQGVLF, from the coding sequence ATGGAACCGTACTACAGCGAAGCAGGAATTTCGATCTATCACGGGGATTGTAGGGACGTCATTCCATCGTTATCTCGATGTCAGGTCAAGTTGGTTCTGACCGACCCACCATTCTCTGAACGAACCCACGCTGGAGCGCGAACGAACCGTTTGAACGAACGTTCGAGACCGTTTATCGGCTTTGCTTCGATGACGGAGGGCGAAATTGCTGAAGTATTCTCCCTATGTGCGACGAATCTTCAGGGATGGTTGATCTCATTCGTTGATTGGAGACACATGTCGTACTTGGAGACATGTCCACCGATTGGACTTCGTTTCGTTCGGTTTGGAATTTGGGACAAGCCCAACGGTACTCCGCAAATCAGCGGCGACCGTCCTGCAATGGGATGGGAGGCTATCGCAATTCTTCACACCGAAAACGGCAGGATGCGGTGGAACGGGGGTGGACGCCGAGCCGTTTGGAGTTGTTACCGCGAACATCGCGCTGTACATCGGACGCAGAAGCCGCTCAGCTTGGTAAAGCAGCTTGCCGCCATGTTTTCCAAGCCAGGTGACTTGATTCTCGACCCGTTCATGGGAAGTGGAACGTCGCTTCGAGCCGCGAAAGAAGTCGGATGTCACGCGATCGGCATCGAGATCAGTGAACGGAATTGCGAAATTGCAGCAAACCGGCTGCGGCAAGGTGTGCTGTTTTAA
- a CDS encoding potassium channel family protein, translating to MNGSTSVHKMRVGLTVLVATCLIAIIGYVLAGWSYIDSLYMVVITIFGVGYGEVNPVEDPRLKLFTLAVIISGCSSAIYVLGGFVQMIAEGEIQRALGARRMCQEIKSLSGHAIVCGYGRVGRNLIHELAHLGVKFVVIDRDTERLAAAERKGTLVIAGDASQEEILQQAGIERASVLATVLPDDANNVFVTLTARELRENIQIIARCECPSTERKLIRSGANGVVSPTMIGATRIAHQIACPTVESIVENKHAFSRVNQDLEVFGLRMIEIDIHEESIFVGATIHDLETSGDGATVVVAVKRAGGEVIKNPKMCDEIRGKDKLVMLSHKEDWSPVSDDVICPSTNLAMPMVPLAI from the coding sequence ATGAACGGATCGACCTCCGTTCACAAAATGAGAGTTGGTCTGACCGTGCTGGTCGCCACCTGTTTGATCGCGATCATCGGGTACGTCCTGGCGGGATGGTCGTACATCGATTCGCTTTACATGGTGGTCATCACAATCTTTGGGGTGGGCTACGGAGAGGTGAATCCGGTCGAGGACCCTCGGCTGAAATTGTTTACGTTGGCGGTCATCATTTCGGGGTGCAGCTCCGCCATTTATGTCCTCGGCGGATTCGTCCAAATGATCGCCGAAGGAGAAATCCAACGAGCCCTGGGAGCCAGACGCATGTGCCAAGAAATCAAGTCGTTGTCAGGGCACGCGATCGTTTGCGGCTATGGCCGGGTCGGCCGCAACCTGATCCATGAACTCGCCCATCTGGGTGTGAAATTTGTCGTGATCGATCGCGATACCGAACGGCTGGCCGCAGCCGAACGAAAGGGGACCTTGGTGATCGCCGGCGACGCGTCTCAAGAGGAGATCCTTCAACAAGCCGGAATCGAACGCGCCTCAGTGCTGGCGACCGTCTTGCCGGACGATGCCAACAACGTGTTCGTGACGCTGACGGCGCGAGAGCTGCGCGAGAACATCCAGATCATCGCCCGCTGCGAATGCCCGTCGACCGAACGAAAACTGATTCGCAGCGGGGCCAACGGCGTGGTGTCGCCGACGATGATAGGAGCGACCCGCATCGCTCACCAAATCGCCTGCCCGACGGTCGAGTCGATCGTGGAAAACAAGCACGCCTTCAGTCGGGTCAACCAAGACCTTGAGGTGTTCGGCTTGCGGATGATCGAAATCGACATCCACGAGGAATCGATCTTCGTCGGGGCAACCATCCACGACCTGGAAACCAGTGGCGACGGGGCGACGGTCGTGGTTGCCGTCAAACGCGCCGGCGGCGAAGTCATCAAGAACCCGAAAATGTGCGACGAAATCCGCGGCAAGGACAAGCTCGTCATGCTCTCGCACAAAGAAGACTGGTCGCCGGTCAGCGACGACGTCATCTGCCCTTCAACCAACCTTGCCATGCCGATGGTCCCCCTGGCCATCTGA
- a CDS encoding tyrosine-type recombinase/integrase codes for MAGLEVRNGRYNLILRFGGKRFVRSLKTTDEDVALAKKLRVEENIKLVESGRLTIPEGSDVVTFLLSDGKLNHKPVPTSSLTIPQLFAAFWHAMPDGNLEAGTVKMIKIHQRHLERVLGKRQVAQGLSSSDLQAYVTKRSKTKTRQGGTVGGATIKKEIVTLNSVWKWAVSAGKLHGHLPKNDLRYPKSNELPVFQTWDEIERQIASGASDELWDALYLDLGQIKELLSFVETNAAHPFLYPMFAFAAYTGARRSELLRSELSDIDLKGNVATIREKKRVKGRISTRRVPISKPLAKILESWIANHPGSPFTFSHPEPIPGSTRKERVDDQPLTASQASHHFENTLKHGKWKVIKGWHCLRHSFISNCASKGIDQRMIDEWVGHTTESMRRRYRHLFPSSQKQAMDTLFE; via the coding sequence ATGGCCGGTCTTGAAGTCCGCAATGGTCGCTACAACCTCATCCTGCGCTTCGGTGGCAAGCGGTTTGTCCGGTCGCTAAAGACGACCGATGAAGACGTCGCGCTCGCAAAGAAGCTGCGTGTCGAAGAAAACATCAAACTTGTCGAATCGGGTCGGTTGACCATCCCCGAAGGCTCGGACGTTGTCACGTTCCTGCTCTCCGACGGCAAGCTGAACCACAAGCCGGTGCCAACCTCGTCGCTGACCATCCCTCAGCTCTTCGCCGCCTTTTGGCACGCTATGCCCGATGGCAACCTCGAGGCCGGGACTGTCAAGATGATTAAGATCCACCAGCGGCACCTGGAACGTGTTCTCGGGAAACGCCAAGTCGCACAAGGTCTCTCCTCGTCAGACCTTCAGGCGTACGTCACCAAACGCTCGAAAACGAAAACGCGTCAAGGCGGCACAGTTGGAGGAGCGACAATCAAGAAAGAAATCGTCACGCTGAACTCGGTCTGGAAATGGGCGGTAAGTGCTGGAAAGCTCCACGGTCACTTGCCCAAGAATGATCTCCGTTATCCAAAATCAAACGAGCTTCCGGTTTTCCAAACCTGGGACGAAATCGAGCGGCAGATTGCCTCCGGTGCTTCCGACGAACTGTGGGACGCACTGTACCTGGATCTCGGCCAAATCAAGGAACTCCTGTCGTTTGTCGAAACGAATGCGGCCCACCCATTCCTCTACCCGATGTTTGCATTCGCTGCCTACACGGGGGCACGTCGCTCGGAGTTGCTCCGCTCCGAATTGTCGGACATCGACTTGAAGGGAAACGTGGCGACGATTCGCGAAAAGAAGCGAGTCAAGGGACGAATAAGCACGCGACGGGTGCCAATCTCAAAGCCTTTGGCGAAAATCCTTGAATCTTGGATTGCGAATCATCCGGGAAGCCCATTCACATTTTCCCATCCGGAACCGATTCCGGGGTCAACGCGGAAAGAGCGTGTCGATGACCAGCCTTTGACTGCCAGCCAAGCGTCCCATCACTTTGAAAATACTTTGAAGCACGGCAAGTGGAAAGTCATCAAAGGCTGGCACTGTCTGCGGCACAGCTTCATCAGCAATTGTGCGAGCAAAGGCATCGACCAACGCATGATTGACGAGTGGGTGGGGCATACCACGGAATCAATGCGGCGACGATACAGACACCTGTTCCCGTCCAGCCAGAAGCAAGCGATGGACACGCTTTTCGAATAA